One region of Qipengyuania gaetbuli genomic DNA includes:
- a CDS encoding NAD-dependent deacylase, translating into MVALRNIVVLTGAGISAESGIDTFRSAGGLWERHRVEDVATPEGFARDPELVQRFYDARRAAVQEVAPNAAHEALARLDAEWGGELLIVTQNVDDLHERAGASRVLHMHGELLSALCPVCERRHRWTGPLVDRPACPTCEAHSLRPDVVWFGEMPYQMDRIYAALRQANLFVSIGTSGAVYPAAGFVRDARDLGARTLELNLDRSEGSHWFHESRQGRAGDLVPHWVSEILGS; encoded by the coding sequence ATGGTCGCTCTGCGCAACATCGTCGTCCTGACCGGCGCCGGGATTTCCGCCGAAAGCGGGATCGACACCTTCCGCTCGGCGGGCGGCCTGTGGGAGAGGCACCGGGTCGAGGATGTGGCGACGCCCGAAGGCTTTGCCCGCGATCCTGAACTGGTCCAGCGCTTCTACGATGCCCGGCGCGCCGCAGTGCAGGAGGTCGCGCCCAACGCCGCGCACGAGGCGCTTGCCCGGCTTGATGCGGAGTGGGGCGGAGAGCTGCTCATCGTCACGCAGAATGTCGACGACCTGCACGAACGTGCAGGCGCAAGCCGCGTGCTGCACATGCACGGTGAACTGCTGAGCGCCCTGTGCCCCGTCTGCGAGCGGCGGCACCGCTGGACCGGGCCGCTGGTCGACCGGCCCGCCTGCCCGACCTGCGAGGCGCATTCCCTGCGCCCCGACGTCGTGTGGTTCGGCGAGATGCCTTACCAGATGGACCGCATCTATGCCGCGCTGCGCCAGGCTAACCTGTTCGTGTCGATCGGCACCAGCGGCGCGGTCTATCCTGCCGCCGGCTTCGTGCGCGATGCCCGCGATCTCGGCGCCCGAACCCTCGAACTCAACCTCGACCGCAGCGAAGGCTCGCACTGGTTTCACGAATCGCGCCAGGGCCGCGCCGGCGACCTCGTTCCGCATTGGGTTAGCGAAATTCTGGGCAGCTAA